In one Brienomyrus brachyistius isolate T26 chromosome 7, BBRACH_0.4, whole genome shotgun sequence genomic region, the following are encoded:
- the LOC125746675 gene encoding lysozyme C-like, which yields MKAVLFLVFGLLAVANGKIFTRCDLARKLKASGMDGYKGYSLANWVCLAKFESDYNTATINRNSDGSKDYGIFQINSRWWCNNHQTPTSNGCGIDCSALLTDNIDVAIQCAKRVVRDPNGISAWVAWRNNCKGKDLSSYVAGCGV from the exons ATGAAAGCTGTTCTCTTTCTTGTTTTCGGCCTTTTGGCCGTGGCAAATGGCAAAATTTTCACCCGATGTGATTTGGCACGGAAGCTCAAGGCTTcaggaatggatggatataaaggGTACAGTCTGGCAAACT GGGTCTGTTTGGCTAAATTTGAGTCAGACTACAACACCGCAACCATCAACCGAAACTCTGATGGATCAAAGGATTATGGAATTTTCCAGATCAACAGTCGCTGGTGGTGCAATAATCATCAGACACCTACATCAAATGGTTGTGGTATCGATTGTAGTG CACTGCTAACTGACAACATTGACGTAGCCATCCAGTGCGCCAAGCGTGTGGTCAGAGATCCCAATGGCATATCAGCTTG GGTGGCCTGGAGGAATAATTGCAAGGGTAAAGACCTGAGCTCGTATGTTGCGGGCTGTGGGGTCTGA
- the LOC125746672 gene encoding lysozyme C II-like isoform X3: MKLFMFFVSVLLVTASAKIFERCELARKLKASGLDGYRGYSLPNWVCLVKWESKYNTSAINRNSDGSTDYGIFQINSRYWCNDSKTPRAKNGCGIICNQLLTDNIDVAIKCAKRVVSDPKGMAAWVAWRNNCRGGDLRQYTAGCGV, from the exons ATGAAATTGTTCATGTTTTTCGTTTCGGTCCTGCTGGTAACAGCAAGTGCTAAGATTTTTGAGCGATGTGAGTTGGCACGGAAACTCAAGGCTTCAGGTTTGGATGGGTACCGTGGGTACAGCCTGCCTAACT GGGTCTGTTTGGTCAAATGGGAGTCTAAGTACAACACATCTGCCATCAACCGAAACTCTGATGGCTCAACGGATTACGGCATCTTCCAGATTAACAGTCGCTATTGGTGCAATGACTCTAAAACCCCTCGTGCCAAGAATGGCTGTGGCATCATTTGTAACC AACTGCTGACTGACAACATTGACGTTGCCATCAAGTGTGCCAAGCGTGTGGTCAGCGACCCCAAAGGGATGGCAGCCTG GGTGGCCTGGCGGAATAACTGCCGGGGTGGCGACCTGAGGCAGTACACTGCAGGCTGTGGGGTCTGA